In the genome of Lysobacter sp. 5GHs7-4, the window CGCGGCGCCATCAGCAGCGCAACAGCGCTGCGCGCTGAACGGCGCAGCGCGAAGCGTACGCAGGCCGACGTTCCAGGAGGCGACCGGTGCTAGGGTGCGCGGATCACGGAGCGCCGCCATGACACCGACTCACGCACTGCCGTCCATCGCCGGCCCGCGCAGCAAGCGCTTGCACGGCACGGTCCTGCTCGCGGCGGCGCTGCTGATCGCGTCACCCGCCGGCGCCGCCGACGACATCGACTTCGTGCGCGGCTGCTGGGCCACGCGTGCCACGCCGGGCGGTCCGGTCGACGGGTTTCTACGCCTGTTGCCCGACCGCGAAGTCGAAGGCGCGCTCAGCGGCCACGCCATGAGCGCCTACGGCGATCCGCCGGTATCGCGCCTGGACCTGATGTTCGCCCGCGACGGCAGCACGCTGGGACTGCGCCGGCCGATCCCCGGCTACCCGACGATGGACGCGCGCCTGCCGAGTCACTACCTGCGCCTGCCGCAGGTCGGCGCGGCGTTGCTGCCGCGCGCGGACGGCGGCCATGTCGCCGCCTACCGGCAGGACGGCGCGGACGAATGGATCGTGGTCAAGGCGCACGACGAGCGCCTGCTCATCCAGCGCATCGATGGCGACGGACGCGTCGCCGAAACCTACTTCGACGGCGAACGCGACGGCTGCGACTGAGCCCGGTTACTGCGGCGGCGACGCCAGCTCGCGCGCGTCCAGGCTGCCGTTGCGGTTGCGGTCCTGCTTGCGGAAGGTCTCGGCGAGTTGGGCGCGGTGCTGCTCGCGCGTCAACGCGGCGCCGGCGCTGCGGCGGCCGGACGGAAGCTCCTCGGGTTCGAGCACGCCGTTGCGGTTCTTGTCCATCGCGTCGAAACCGTAACTCAGCCAATCCTGATACTCGACCAGCGACACCTTGCCGTCGCCGTCGGTGTCCATGCGCGACAGATAGTCGCCGGTGGAATTGACCTGGGCGGCAGCCGCGGACGGCAGCGCGAGCAGGCACAGGACGAGGAGCGAGGGACGCATGCGTGGATTCGGACGGGAGATGCTGCGCAGCCTGACGCGCGCGCGCGGCGCAGACAAGTCCGCACGCGCCGCATGTGGGGCGCGATTCAGGCGCGGCCGGCGCCGATAAGACGTACGGCCGGCCACGAGGGCCGGCCGTACGAGGGCGACGACAGGGGATCGCCCTGGGGGAGCGTTGTCGTATCGCTTACGGCAGCACGCAGCAGCCGACGCGTTGGCCGCCGTACTTGCAACCCGGCTTGATCGGGCAGCCGGTGTCGGGATGGGTGCCGAACGCCTGCGCGGCGCCGAATCCCAGGGTGCCGACGATTGCGACCGCGAAGACGACCGCCTTCAGACGCTTAGACAAGACCTTCATCGTTCTCTCCATTGCGATGATCCAACCGCTACATGCTGTGGCATGGCATGCCGTTCCGTGGCGCGCAACGCGGTCAGGATGGTGGGCACCTGCTCCTTGGTATCTATTTTTCCGACGTGCGAATACACGACGCGGCCATCGCGGTCGACCACGACCAGCAGCGGCACCAGATTGAGTTTGAACAGCGCGCGGATCTTCGGCGTCGACAGCGCGACCGGAAAATCGAAACCGCGCGCGCGCAGATACGCGGCCAGCGCCGGCGCGTCCTGGCGCGCCACGCCGACCATCTGCACCTGCGCCGGATCCTGACGCTGCAAGGCGCGGCCGAGGTCGAGGATCGCGGGCACCGAGGCCTCGCACACGGGACAGGTGGGGTCGAAGAAGTACAGCAGCTGGCGTTCGCCGGCGGCGCGGCCGAGCACGAGCTTCGGGCCCGCGAGCGTGGCCGCTTCGGCGCTGGGCAGCCAGCTGCCGACCTGCGGCCTCGCGGTTTCGTCGATCAGGGCGGCGTAGTCGCGACGCAGCTGGCGGTTCTGCACGCCCAGCAGCACCACCAGCGCGCAGGCCAGGGCCAAGGCGACATAGGCATAGCGATCCCTGCGCATACACGCACCTCCCTGTGGCTTACGCCTGCGTCTCGCGCGCGTCCAAGCGCGCGATCGCGTCCTGCATCGAAGCTAACACCGCCGATGCGAGGCCCGCAATACGACGCGTCACAGTGAGACTTCGGTGTGAAGAAGCGCCCGCGCGCAGCGCAAACAAAAAGCCCGCGCATCGCTGCGCGGGCTTGCTGGCGTGCTGCGGCGCGGCAGGATCAGGCGCGCGCGGGCGCCAGCGCGTAGCCCTTGAGGCGGGCCGAGAACGCCTGCAGCGCCTGGATGCCGCTGGCCTCGGCCTCGGCGCACCAGGCGTGCAGCTTCTGCAGGGTGGCCTGGGCGTCGTGCGAGCGATCGTCCAGCACCTGCGCCAGACGCTGGCGGAAATCGGCCAGGGTGGCCATGCGCGGACGCTCGGCGACCCAGTTCTGCAGCCGCTCGCGCGCGTCGCCGTCCAGCCAGCGGCCGCCGTCGGCCAGCCCCTTGCGCAGCTTGCGCGGCAGCGCGCGCACGCGGTCGCCCGCATTCGAGGCTTCCTCGCGCAGCGCCGGCAGCGTGACGCTGCGGTAGTAATCGGTCATGGCCTGGAAACGGATCGCCAGCAGCGCCTTCAGCGTCTCCGCGTCGGGCATGGCGATGTTCGGACGCACGTCCAGCGACGGCGCCACGCGCAGCACCTTGGCCAGGCGCAGGGCCTGCAGGCCGCGGATCACGGTCCAGCCGATGTCGAACTCCCACTTGCGCAGGGCGAACTTGGCCGAGCTCGGGAAGGCGTGATGGTTGTTGTGCAGCTCTTCGCCGCCGATCCAGAAACCCCACGGTGTCAGGTTGGTCGCGGTGTCGGTGGTCTCGAAGTTGCGGTAGCCCCACCAGTGGCCCAGGCCGTTGACCACGCCCGCAGCCCAGAACGGAATCCACAGCATCTGCAGCGCCCAGATCGCCACGCCGGCGAAGCCGAACAGGGCGAAGCTCAGGAACAGCAGCAGGACCGGGCCCTTGGTCGCGTGCGGGGTGTAGAGCTTGCGTTCGATCCAGTCGTCGGGGCAGCCCTTGCCGTACTTCTCGATGTCCTCGCGCTCGCCGCGCGCCGCGCGATACAGCTCTACGCCGCGCCACATCACCGTGTCGATGCCCTTGAACTGCGGACTGTGCGGGTCTTCCTCGGTCTCGCACTTGGCGTGGTGCTTGCGATGGATCGCCGCCCACTCCTTGGTGATCATGGAGGTGGTCAGCCAGGTCCAGAAGCGGAACACGTGCGCCAACGCGGGATGGAAATCGACCGAGCGGTGCGCCATCGAGCGGTGCAGGTACAGCGTCACCGACATGATGGTGAGCTGGGTGACCACCATGAAATAGACGACGAGCTCCCAGAAGCTGGCCTGGATCAGGCCGCCGGCAAGGAAGTCGAGCAAGGAAGCGGGCATGGATGGAACTCCGGGAACGAACGACCGGCTCGCGCGGGGCGGGCCGGAAAGGGGAGGCGCCGGGGGCAGGCTCCCGCGCGGGATCATGCCACCCGAACCATACCGTTCGCGCCGGTACGGGCTGGTTCTGTGATGGGGATCGCCGGGGGAGCGCGCAAGGCGGGCGACGGCGGGCCTAGCTGAAGCGCTTCAGCTAGGGCGATGGGCGAGGCGGTCGCAAGGACGCGTTCGGCCCGCCGGCGAGGCGCTAACTTCGGTCAACGTGCGCGGTTGGCGGCGTCTGGCGCTCGAACTTCGGCAATCCGGCAGCACCCTATCCGCCCCGGCAGGCAAGCGCCGCACCGCCGCCCAGCGCCACGACGAGAGTACCCTTGCCGCATGCCCGAACTCCCCGAAGTCGAAACCACCCGCCGCGGCCTGGCGCCGCACCTGGAAGGCCGCGAAGTGGTCGCCGCGATCCTGCGCCGCCCGGATCTGCGCTGGCCGATTCCGCACGAAATCGAAACCGACCTGCCCGGCCAGCGCATCGCCACCGTGCGCCGTCGCGCCAAGTACCTGCTGCTGGACACCGCGGCCGGCAGCGCCCTGCTGCACCTGGGCATGTCCGGCAGCCTGCGCGTGCTGCCGGCCGACACCCCGGTGCGCGCGCACGACCACGTCGACCTGCTGCTGGATTCCGACCGCGTGCTGCGCTTCAACGACCCGCGCCGCTTCGGCTGCCTGCTGTGGCAGCGGCCCGGCGAGACCCACGAACTGCTCAGCGAGCTCGGTCCGGAACCGCTGTCGGACGATTTCGACGGCGACTATTTGTTCGATCTAAGCCGCGGCCGCAAGGCGCCGGTGAAGACCTTCCTGATGGACCAGCGCGTGGTGGTCGGCGTGGGCAACATCTACGTCGCCGAGGCCCTGTTCGCCGCCGGCGTGTCGCCGCTGCGCGCCGCCGGCAAGGTCTCGCGCGAGCGCTACGGCGAGCTGGCCGGCGCCATCAAGACCATCCTGGGCTACGCCATCCAGCGCGGCGGCACCACCTTGCGCGACTTCATCAGCCCCGACGGCGCGCCGGGCTACTTCGAACAGGAACTGGCCGCCTACGGCCACGGCGGCGAGCCCTGCCCGCGCTGCGGCCGCGCCCTCAAACAGGCCTCGGTGGGCCAGCGCGCCACGGTCTGGTGCGGCCACTGCCAGCGTTGACTTGGCGCACGCCCTAGGCAATTTTGATGCCAACCGGCGAATGCGCCGGGCCAAGATGAACACGTTATAGTCGCGCCTTGCCCCGGGGAACACGATGGCCGAAAGCGCTGACATCACCCTGCTGTTGGACGCCGCGCGCGAAGGCGATCGCGGCGCGCTGGACCGTGTGCTGGCGACGCTGTACCAGGAGCTGCACACCATGGCGCGGCGCCAGCTCGCCGGCCAGCACGGCCAGACCCTGGACGCGACCGCACTGGTGCACGAGGCCTACCTCAAGCTGGTCGGCCGCCGCGAAGCGCAGTTCGACGACCGCGCCCACTTCTTCGCCTACGCCGCCTCGGCCATGCGCAGCGTGGTCGTGGACTACGCCCGCCAACGCCTCGCGCAAAAGCGCGGCGGCGACCTGCATCGCGTCACCGAGCTGCCCGACGACGTCGAGGGCGGCCTGCGCCTGGACGAGGAAACCCTGGGCCTGGACACCGCGCTGACCAAGCTGGCCGCCGTCGACCAGCGCCTGGCGCAGGTGGTGGAGCTGCGCTACTTCGCCGGCCTGTCGGAACTGGAGATCGCCGCGCTGCTGCAACGTTCGGAACGCAGCATCCGCCGCGACTGGCAGAAAGCCCGCCTGTTCCTGCTGGCGTCGCTCAAAGACAGCTGAGCAGCGCCGCCCGTGGACGCCGAGCGTTGGCAACGGCTGTCCCCCCTGCTCGACGCCTTGTTCGAGCTCGATCCGCCGGCGCGCGCCGCGCGCCTGAGCGAGCTGCGCGGTGAGGACTCCGAACTCGCCGACGAACTCGAAACCCTGATCGCGCTGGAGGAAGGCCACGAGGACTTCCTCGCCGAACCGCTGGTGGCCGCCCTGGCCGGCGCGCGTCCCGGCAGCACCGTCGGCCCGTACCGATTGGAAAGCCTGCTCGGCGAAGGCGGCATGGGCCAGGTCTGGCTGGCCTCGCGTGCCGACGGCCTCTATCAGCGCCGCGTCGCCCTGAAACTGCTGCGCCCCGGCCTGGCCGACACCAACCTGCGCATCCGCTTCACCCGCGAACGCCAGATCCTCGCGCGTCTGGCGCATCCGCACATCGCGCGCCTGCTCGACGCCGGCATCAGCACCGACGGCCTGCCCTATCTCGCGCTGGAATACGTCGAAGGCGAACCCATCACCGACTACTGCCGCAACCAGTCCACGCCGCTGGACAAGCGGCTGCACATGTTCCAGCAGATCTGCGACGCGGTCAGCCACGCCCACGCCAACCTGATCGTCCACCGCGACCTCAAACCGTCCAACATCATGGTCACGCCGGGCGGTGACGTGCGCCTGCTCGACTTCGGCATCGCCAAGCTGCTCGACACCGACGTGCCGATCCCCGAGCAGACCCGCACCGGCGTGCGCGCCTTCACCCTGCACTACGCCGCGCCGGAACAGGTGCGCGGCGAACCGGTCACCACCATGACCGACGTCTACTCGCTGGGCGTGGTGCTGTACGAACTGCTGACCGAAACCAAGCCCTACCGCCTCAAACGCCAGACCG includes:
- a CDS encoding EF-hand domain-containing protein, encoding MRPSLLVLCLLALPSAAAAQVNSTGDYLSRMDTDGDGKVSLVEYQDWLSYGFDAMDKNRNGVLEPEELPSGRRSAGAALTREQHRAQLAETFRKQDRNRNGSLDARELASPPQ
- a CDS encoding redoxin family protein; the encoded protein is MRRDRYAYVALALACALVVLLGVQNRQLRRDYAALIDETARPQVGSWLPSAEAATLAGPKLVLGRAAGERQLLYFFDPTCPVCEASVPAILDLGRALQRQDPAQVQMVGVARQDAPALAAYLRARGFDFPVALSTPKIRALFKLNLVPLLVVVDRDGRVVYSHVGKIDTKEQVPTILTALRATERHAMPQHVAVGSSQWRER
- a CDS encoding fatty acid desaturase produces the protein MPASLLDFLAGGLIQASFWELVVYFMVVTQLTIMSVTLYLHRSMAHRSVDFHPALAHVFRFWTWLTTSMITKEWAAIHRKHHAKCETEEDPHSPQFKGIDTVMWRGVELYRAARGEREDIEKYGKGCPDDWIERKLYTPHATKGPVLLLFLSFALFGFAGVAIWALQMLWIPFWAAGVVNGLGHWWGYRNFETTDTATNLTPWGFWIGGEELHNNHHAFPSSAKFALRKWEFDIGWTVIRGLQALRLAKVLRVAPSLDVRPNIAMPDAETLKALLAIRFQAMTDYYRSVTLPALREEASNAGDRVRALPRKLRKGLADGGRWLDGDARERLQNWVAERPRMATLADFRQRLAQVLDDRSHDAQATLQKLHAWCAEAEASGIQALQAFSARLKGYALAPARA
- the mutM gene encoding bifunctional DNA-formamidopyrimidine glycosylase/DNA-(apurinic or apyrimidinic site) lyase, with protein sequence MPELPEVETTRRGLAPHLEGREVVAAILRRPDLRWPIPHEIETDLPGQRIATVRRRAKYLLLDTAAGSALLHLGMSGSLRVLPADTPVRAHDHVDLLLDSDRVLRFNDPRRFGCLLWQRPGETHELLSELGPEPLSDDFDGDYLFDLSRGRKAPVKTFLMDQRVVVGVGNIYVAEALFAAGVSPLRAAGKVSRERYGELAGAIKTILGYAIQRGGTTLRDFISPDGAPGYFEQELAAYGHGGEPCPRCGRALKQASVGQRATVWCGHCQR
- a CDS encoding ECF-type sigma factor — protein: MAESADITLLLDAAREGDRGALDRVLATLYQELHTMARRQLAGQHGQTLDATALVHEAYLKLVGRREAQFDDRAHFFAYAASAMRSVVVDYARQRLAQKRGGDLHRVTELPDDVEGGLRLDEETLGLDTALTKLAAVDQRLAQVVELRYFAGLSELEIAALLQRSERSIRRDWQKARLFLLASLKDS